From Micromonospora nigra, one genomic window encodes:
- the rpmI gene encoding 50S ribosomal protein L35 produces MPKMKSHTGMGKRVRVTGKGKIVAQQAGLRHNLEKKSSTRTRRLTGTVEVAKADVKRIKKLLGR; encoded by the coding sequence ATGCCCAAGATGAAGAGCCACACGGGGATGGGTAAGCGGGTCAGGGTGACCGGCAAGGGCAAGATCGTTGCCCAGCAGGCCGGCCTGCGCCACAACCTGGAGAAGAAGTCCTCCACCCGGACCCGTCGGCTGACCGGCACGGTCGAGGTGGCCAAGGCCGATGTCAAGCGCATCAAGAAGCTGCTCGGCCGCTGA
- the hisG gene encoding ATP phosphoribosyltransferase, with translation MLRVAVPNKGALAEKAAQMLREAGYRQRTDPKDLVCRDEGNDIEFFYLRPKDIATYVGSGDLDVGITGRDLLIDSGAPAEEVVDLDFGRATFRFAARPEDVDDVRELGGHRIATAYPGLVERHLAELGVKADVIRLDGAVENAIRLGVADVVADVVETGTTLRQAGLVVFGEPLLRSSAVLVRRTEAPVHPQSAQLLRRLHGVLVARRYVMLAYDVPAGLLDRASSLTPGIESPTVSPLHREGWVAVQAMVRSDDVHRIMDELYDLGARAILVTNIHACRL, from the coding sequence ATGCTGCGTGTCGCCGTACCCAACAAGGGCGCCCTGGCCGAGAAGGCCGCCCAGATGCTGCGCGAGGCGGGCTACCGCCAGCGCACCGACCCGAAGGACCTCGTCTGCCGCGACGAGGGCAACGACATCGAGTTCTTCTACCTGCGCCCGAAGGACATCGCCACCTACGTCGGCTCGGGTGACCTGGACGTCGGGATCACCGGCCGGGACCTGCTGATCGACTCCGGTGCTCCGGCCGAGGAGGTGGTGGACCTCGACTTCGGCCGGGCCACCTTCCGGTTCGCCGCCCGCCCCGAGGACGTCGACGACGTGCGGGAGCTGGGCGGCCACCGGATCGCCACCGCGTACCCGGGGCTGGTCGAACGGCACCTGGCCGAGCTCGGCGTCAAGGCCGACGTGATCCGCCTCGACGGCGCGGTGGAGAACGCGATCCGGCTCGGCGTCGCCGACGTGGTCGCCGACGTCGTCGAGACCGGCACCACGCTGCGCCAGGCCGGTCTCGTGGTCTTCGGCGAGCCGCTGCTGCGGTCCTCCGCCGTGCTGGTGCGCCGCACCGAGGCCCCCGTGCACCCGCAGTCCGCACAGTTGCTGCGCCGGCTGCACGGCGTGCTCGTGGCCCGCCGCTACGTGATGCTCGCCTACGACGTGCCCGCGGGCCTGCTCGACCGGGCGAGTTCGCTGACGCCGGGAATCGAGTCGCCCACCGTCTCCCCGCTGCACCGTGAGGGCTGGGTGGCCGTGCAGGCGATGGTACGCAGCGACGACGTCCACCGGATCATGGACGAGCTGTACGACCTGGGTGCCCGCGCCATCCTGGTGACCAACATCCACGCCTGCCGGCTGTGA
- the rplT gene encoding 50S ribosomal protein L20 has product MARVKRAVNAQKKRRTLLETASGYRGQRSRLYRKAKEQVLHSMQYAYRDRRDRKGDFRQLWIQRINAGARANGMTYNRLIQGLRLAGIEVDRKILADMAVNDAASFAAIVELARAAVAAEGTGGAAAQAA; this is encoded by the coding sequence ATGGCACGCGTCAAGCGGGCTGTGAACGCCCAGAAGAAGCGCCGTACCCTGCTGGAAACCGCGAGCGGTTACCGCGGTCAGCGCTCCCGGCTGTACCGCAAGGCCAAGGAGCAGGTGCTGCACTCGATGCAGTACGCCTACCGGGACCGTCGCGACCGCAAGGGCGACTTCCGGCAGCTGTGGATCCAGCGGATCAACGCGGGTGCCCGCGCCAACGGGATGACCTACAACCGCCTGATCCAGGGCCTGCGCCTGGCCGGCATCGAGGTCGACCGCAAGATCCTGGCCGACATGGCCGTCAACGACGCCGCCTCGTTCGCGGCGATCGTCGAGCTGGCCCGGGCCGCCGTCGCGGCCGAGGGCACCGGTGGCGCCGCGGCCCAGGCCGCCTGA
- the infC gene encoding translation initiation factor IF-3 yields MNEQIRAREVRLVGPEGEQVGIVPLERALQLAADVDLDLVEVAPMARPPVCKLMDFGKFKYESALKAREARRNQQQTVIKEMKLRPKIDPHDYETKKGHVVRFLKAGDKVKVTIMFRGREQSRPELGYRLLRRLESEITELGYVEAAPKQDGRNMIMVLAPHRAVKASAVAATASRGAARDRTADESAAPEAGGAPAAGETAAAGDTGTVADNSGE; encoded by the coding sequence GTGAACGAGCAGATCCGGGCACGTGAGGTCCGACTGGTCGGCCCCGAGGGTGAGCAGGTGGGCATCGTCCCGCTGGAGCGCGCCCTTCAGCTGGCCGCGGACGTCGATCTGGACCTGGTCGAGGTTGCGCCGATGGCGCGCCCGCCGGTGTGCAAGCTCATGGACTTCGGCAAGTTCAAGTACGAGAGCGCACTGAAGGCGCGCGAAGCGCGGCGTAACCAGCAGCAGACCGTCATCAAGGAGATGAAGCTCCGGCCGAAGATCGACCCGCACGACTACGAGACCAAGAAGGGTCACGTGGTGCGGTTCCTCAAGGCGGGCGACAAGGTCAAGGTGACGATCATGTTCCGCGGTCGGGAGCAGAGCCGCCCGGAGCTGGGATACCGGCTCCTGCGCCGGCTCGAGTCCGAGATCACGGAGCTGGGATACGTCGAGGCCGCCCCGAAGCAGGACGGCCGAAACATGATCATGGTTCTCGCTCCGCACCGGGCCGTGAAGGCATCCGCGGTCGCCGCGACGGCGTCCCGTGGCGCCGCCCGGGACCGGACGGCGGACGAGTCCGCCGCTCCGGAAGCTGGCGGGGCCCCGGCGGCCGGCGAGACCGCAGCAGCCGGTGACACCGGCACCGTCGCCGACAACAGCGGCGAGTAA
- a CDS encoding PH domain-containing protein, translated as MSAVEPVRVKPRRVRLVCWVSAAALLVLFGAMAVSLSGSTGNGYGTFQRGDGVALAGLGVLFSLGVLAFTRPRVEADGRGVRVRNLIGWSEVPWEVVRGVRFDRGAPWASLELHDDELLPVLALQAVDKDHAVDGVRALRRLHRAHASVVAGGA; from the coding sequence GTGAGCGCTGTCGAGCCGGTCCGTGTCAAGCCCCGCCGTGTCCGGCTGGTCTGCTGGGTGTCGGCCGCCGCCCTGCTGGTGCTGTTCGGTGCGATGGCCGTCTCGCTGAGCGGGTCCACCGGCAACGGCTACGGCACCTTCCAGCGCGGTGACGGCGTCGCCCTGGCCGGGCTCGGTGTGCTGTTCTCCCTCGGGGTGCTGGCCTTCACCCGACCGAGGGTGGAGGCCGACGGGCGCGGGGTGCGGGTGCGGAACCTGATCGGCTGGTCCGAGGTGCCGTGGGAGGTCGTCCGGGGCGTGCGCTTCGACCGGGGTGCGCCGTGGGCCTCGCTGGAGCTGCACGACGACGAGCTGCTGCCGGTGTTGGCGCTGCAGGCCGTCGACAAGGACCACGCCGTGGACGGCGTGCGCGCTCTGCGCCGGCTGCACCGGGCCCACGCGTCGGTCGTCGCCGGAGGTGCGTGA